One region of Macadamia integrifolia cultivar HAES 741 chromosome 11, SCU_Mint_v3, whole genome shotgun sequence genomic DNA includes:
- the LOC122092779 gene encoding probable serine/threonine-protein kinase WNK10 has translation MNWGSGLLLPVDGHHRKMEMAAAADAADDYYVEKDPTGQYVRYEDILGNGAFKTVYKAFDEVDGIEVAWNQVTIDDMLQSPETRVVGKRGVQIF, from the exons ATGAATTGGGGGAGTGGATTGTTGTTGCCAGTGGATGGACACCATAGGAAAATGGAAATGGCTGCCGCCGCTGACGCGGCCGATGACTATTACGTCGAGAAAGATCCGACTGGTCAATATGTCCGGTATGAAGACATCTTGGGCAATGGAGCATTCAAGACTGTCTACAAGGCATTTGATGAAGTTGATGGAATAGAAGTAGCTTGGAACCAAGTGACGATTGATGACATGTTGCAGTCACCAGAAACAAGAGTCGTTGGGAAAAGGG GCGTTCAAATATTTTAA
- the LOC122093829 gene encoding uncharacterized protein LOC122093829: MSGSSITAVKWLELETTVFIEAMKEAVKNGHKSGNSFDKTGWEDITKQFQKSLNHTVGREQLCNKMNKLRHEYQQFKRLLDTTGFRWNSMTKSVTVDDESVWDRAIQANPGWLKYKKYGLSNWPDLSMIYGDAYARGNLGVDSAQDLDHFEADNCVDIEQVFESPTTPVHLGMTDPFHEDTPTPTQTTTKRSLDRTPTGRRKKSANKEDNHVKDLYRKYLSIKIEKASSTSVTSPVCGGEGASRPRDFSVSACEAVLSSIPDMSKDIYLKATSRMCVDPSWRELFICAKPVKRTWLLDALE; this comes from the exons atgtctggaagtagtatcACTGCCGTTAAGTGGTTAGAActtgagaccactgttttcattgaggcaatgaaagaagctgtaaaaaatggacacaaatccggtaattcatttGACAAGACTGGATGGGaggacattacaaagcaatttcagaaGTCTTTAAATCAtacagttgggagagaacaattatgcaacaagatgaacaagttgagaCACGAGTACCAACAATTTAAGAGACtacttgacacaactggatttaggtggaactcaatgacaaaatcagtcacagttgatgatgagtctgtatgggatagggcaatacag gcaaatccaggttggttgaaatacaagaagtatggactaagcaactggccagatttgagcatgaTATATGGGGATGCCTATGCTAGAGGAaacttaggggttgatagtgctcaagatttggatcACTTCGAAGCTGATAATtgtgttgatattgagcaagtctttgAATCTCCTACTACCCCGGTGCATTTGGGCATGACTGACCccttccatgaggatactcctactccaactcagaccaccacaaagcgaagtcttgataggacacccacgggacgaagaaaaaagagtgCCAATAAAGAAGATAACCACGTGAAGGACTTGTATAggaagtatttatccattaaaattgagaaagcatccagtacttctGTTACATCTCCTGTTTGTGGTGGGGAAGGTGCATCTCgtcctcgagatttcagtgtgagtgcatgtgaaGCCGTATtatcctccataccggatatGTCAAAGGACATTTACttgaaggccaccagtcgtatgtgtgttgatcctagttggagggagttaTTTATCTGTGCAAAGCCTGTgaagaggacttggcttttagatgcttTGGAGTAG
- the LOC122093828 gene encoding cysteine-rich receptor-like protein kinase 10 isoform X1 has product MALPPFPSVGKRFQLMILLYSLLAVLQSPGGTIVYGSECDNSQNYNVNRAFHDNLINVFDSMSSGASLSFSGFYNSSSVGNDTVRAYGLFLCLGFVSQDKCKSCVDKAIRDMLRECISFYHLTVDEKYCLLSYSDQNFIECDGYSVGFSDFKHTEPLKYIQAVREMLGELSEEASYSATMYAFRDYTSEFEKLYGLVQCPMVLSKSGCRRCLQSAIEKTLLSCNGSIGATFRSKTCYLRHDIFDFTEGAPPSSVPTSHAGHDQVKASKKILFIIISTWIAGIFILSFCIYSLVVARQGNQQNGRGRAIDEAVPLQQIGVQIDQMQPPDLPLISLATIHAATINFSDSNILGQGGFGPVYKGVLPNGREVAIKRLSNGSEQGSVEFMNEISLILKLQHKNLVRLLGCCTEGEERILVYEYMPNGSLDFFLFDQRRQTLLDWSTRYNIICGIAHGILYLHEDSRLRIIHRHLKASNVLLDKGMNPKISDFGMARIFPGNIGEANTATIVGTYGYMAPEYAMEGVYSTKSDVYSFGVLLLEIVSGRKNAGFHRSEHAPSLLDYAWQLWKEGKGLELMYPLLVETYCESEVLRCINVGLLCVTEDAMDRPTMSQVIVMLRSESLSLPQPQQPSFSVGRFTPTTIDDVSINHVTITDVIPR; this is encoded by the exons ATGGCTCTTCCTCCTTTCCCAAGTGTGGGAAAAAGGTTTCAGTTGATGATCCTGCTTTATTCCCTTCTTGCTGTGCTTCAGAGCCCTGGTGGTACAATTGTTTACGGTAGTGAATGTGATAATTCACAAAATTACAATGTCAATAGAGCATTTCATGATAATCTTATAAATGTCTTTGATTCAATGTCCTCTGGTGCTTCCCTCTCATTCTCAGGCTTTTATAACAGTAGTAGTGTTGGCAATGACACAGTCAGAGCATATGGCCTCTTTCTTTGCCTAGGATTTGTTAGCCAAGACAAATGTAAGTCCTGTGTCGACAAAGCAATTCGGGACATGCTGCGAGAATGTATCAGTTTTTACCACCTGACAGTGGATGAAAAATATTGTTTGTTGAGCTACTCAGATCAAAATTTCATTGAGTGTGACGGTTATTCTGTGGGTTTTAGTGATTTCAAACATACAGAGCCACTTAAGTATATTCAAGCTGTGAGAGAGATGCTGGGTGAACTATCTGAGGAGGCTTCCTATTCAGCAACCATGTATGCATTCAGAGATTACACTAGTGAATTTGAGAAGCTATATGGTCTTGTGCAGTGTCCCATGGTCTTGTCTAAAAGTGGATGCCGTAGATGCCTACAAAGTGCCATAGAAAAAACTCTTCTGTCTTGCAACGGTAGTATTGGGGCAACATTTAGGAGTAAGACCTGCTATTTAAGGCATGACATATTTGATTTCACTGAAGGAGCACCTCCATCATCAGTTCCCACAAGTCATG CAGGTCATGACCAGGTGAAAGCATCcaaaaaaattctctttatCATCATATCTACATGGATAGCAGGAATATTTATTTTGAGTTTCTGTATCTACAGTCTTGTTGTGGCAAGGCAAGGGAACCAGCAGAATG GGAGGGGCAGAGCTATTGATGAAGCTGTTCCATTGCAACAAATTGGTGTCCAAATAGATCAGATGCAACCTCCAGACTTACCATTGATTAGTTTAGCTACCATACATGCAGCTACAATAAACTTTTCTGATTCAAATATTCTTGGACAAGGTGGATTTGGCCCTGTTTACAAG GGAGTACTACCCAATGGAAGGGAAGTAGCAATTAAAAGGCTTTCAAATGGTTCTGAACAAGGTTCAGTGGAGTTCATGAATGAAATATCTCTAATATTGAAACTTCAACACAAAAATCTCGTCAGGCTTTTGGGTTGTTGcacagaaggagaagaaagaattcTTGTCTACGAGTACATGCCTAATGGTAGCCttgatttcttcctttttg ATCAAAGGAGACAAACTCTTCTTGATTGGAGTACACGCTACAACATCATTTGTGGAATTGCCCACGGGATCCTCTATCTTCATGAGGACTCTCGACTTAGAATCATTCATAGACACCTAAAAGCCAGCAATGTGCTGTTGGACAAGGGCATGAATCCAAAGATCTCAGACTTTGGCATGGCAAGGATCTTTCCTGGAAATATTGGTGAAGCTAATACCGCTACGATAGTGGGGACATA TGGATACATGGCTCCCGAGTATGCTATGGAAGGAGTATATTCTACAAAGTCAGATGTTTATAGCTTTGGAGTTCTCTTGCTAGAGATTGTAagtgggagaaagaatgctgGCTTCCATCGGTCCGAACATGCTCCCAGTCTTCTAGATTAT GCATGGCAGCTATGGAAAGAGGGGAAAGGGTTGGAGTTGATGTACCCACTGTTAGTAGAGACTTATTGTGAGAGTGAAGTCTTGAGATGCATCAATGTTGGGTTGTTGTGTGTTACGGAAGATGCAATGGATAGACCCACTATGTCACAAGTCATCGTTATGTTGAGAAGtgaatctctttctctcccacAACCTCAACAACCTTCATTCTCTGTTGGCCGATTCACACCAACAACGATCGATGATGTTTCTATCAATCATGTAACTATTACGGACGTTATTCCTCGCTGA
- the LOC122093828 gene encoding cysteine-rich receptor-like protein kinase 10 isoform X2, with translation MALPPFPSVGKRFQLMILLYSLLAVLQSPGGTIVYGSECDNSQNYNVNRAFHDNLINVFDSMSSGASLSFSGFYNSSSVGNDTVRAYGLFLCLGFVSQDKCKSCVDKAIRDMLRECISFYHLTVDEKYCLLSYSDQNFIECDGYSVGFSDFKHTEPLKYIQAVREMLGELSEEASYSATMYAFRDYTSEFEKLYGLVQCPMVLSKSGCRRCLQSAIEKTLLSCNGSIGATFRSKTCYLRHDIFDFTEGAPPSSVPTSHGHDQVKASKKILFIIISTWIAGIFILSFCIYSLVVARQGNQQNGRGRAIDEAVPLQQIGVQIDQMQPPDLPLISLATIHAATINFSDSNILGQGGFGPVYKGVLPNGREVAIKRLSNGSEQGSVEFMNEISLILKLQHKNLVRLLGCCTEGEERILVYEYMPNGSLDFFLFDQRRQTLLDWSTRYNIICGIAHGILYLHEDSRLRIIHRHLKASNVLLDKGMNPKISDFGMARIFPGNIGEANTATIVGTYGYMAPEYAMEGVYSTKSDVYSFGVLLLEIVSGRKNAGFHRSEHAPSLLDYAWQLWKEGKGLELMYPLLVETYCESEVLRCINVGLLCVTEDAMDRPTMSQVIVMLRSESLSLPQPQQPSFSVGRFTPTTIDDVSINHVTITDVIPR, from the exons ATGGCTCTTCCTCCTTTCCCAAGTGTGGGAAAAAGGTTTCAGTTGATGATCCTGCTTTATTCCCTTCTTGCTGTGCTTCAGAGCCCTGGTGGTACAATTGTTTACGGTAGTGAATGTGATAATTCACAAAATTACAATGTCAATAGAGCATTTCATGATAATCTTATAAATGTCTTTGATTCAATGTCCTCTGGTGCTTCCCTCTCATTCTCAGGCTTTTATAACAGTAGTAGTGTTGGCAATGACACAGTCAGAGCATATGGCCTCTTTCTTTGCCTAGGATTTGTTAGCCAAGACAAATGTAAGTCCTGTGTCGACAAAGCAATTCGGGACATGCTGCGAGAATGTATCAGTTTTTACCACCTGACAGTGGATGAAAAATATTGTTTGTTGAGCTACTCAGATCAAAATTTCATTGAGTGTGACGGTTATTCTGTGGGTTTTAGTGATTTCAAACATACAGAGCCACTTAAGTATATTCAAGCTGTGAGAGAGATGCTGGGTGAACTATCTGAGGAGGCTTCCTATTCAGCAACCATGTATGCATTCAGAGATTACACTAGTGAATTTGAGAAGCTATATGGTCTTGTGCAGTGTCCCATGGTCTTGTCTAAAAGTGGATGCCGTAGATGCCTACAAAGTGCCATAGAAAAAACTCTTCTGTCTTGCAACGGTAGTATTGGGGCAACATTTAGGAGTAAGACCTGCTATTTAAGGCATGACATATTTGATTTCACTGAAGGAGCACCTCCATCATCAGTTCCCACAAGTCATG GTCATGACCAGGTGAAAGCATCcaaaaaaattctctttatCATCATATCTACATGGATAGCAGGAATATTTATTTTGAGTTTCTGTATCTACAGTCTTGTTGTGGCAAGGCAAGGGAACCAGCAGAATG GGAGGGGCAGAGCTATTGATGAAGCTGTTCCATTGCAACAAATTGGTGTCCAAATAGATCAGATGCAACCTCCAGACTTACCATTGATTAGTTTAGCTACCATACATGCAGCTACAATAAACTTTTCTGATTCAAATATTCTTGGACAAGGTGGATTTGGCCCTGTTTACAAG GGAGTACTACCCAATGGAAGGGAAGTAGCAATTAAAAGGCTTTCAAATGGTTCTGAACAAGGTTCAGTGGAGTTCATGAATGAAATATCTCTAATATTGAAACTTCAACACAAAAATCTCGTCAGGCTTTTGGGTTGTTGcacagaaggagaagaaagaattcTTGTCTACGAGTACATGCCTAATGGTAGCCttgatttcttcctttttg ATCAAAGGAGACAAACTCTTCTTGATTGGAGTACACGCTACAACATCATTTGTGGAATTGCCCACGGGATCCTCTATCTTCATGAGGACTCTCGACTTAGAATCATTCATAGACACCTAAAAGCCAGCAATGTGCTGTTGGACAAGGGCATGAATCCAAAGATCTCAGACTTTGGCATGGCAAGGATCTTTCCTGGAAATATTGGTGAAGCTAATACCGCTACGATAGTGGGGACATA TGGATACATGGCTCCCGAGTATGCTATGGAAGGAGTATATTCTACAAAGTCAGATGTTTATAGCTTTGGAGTTCTCTTGCTAGAGATTGTAagtgggagaaagaatgctgGCTTCCATCGGTCCGAACATGCTCCCAGTCTTCTAGATTAT GCATGGCAGCTATGGAAAGAGGGGAAAGGGTTGGAGTTGATGTACCCACTGTTAGTAGAGACTTATTGTGAGAGTGAAGTCTTGAGATGCATCAATGTTGGGTTGTTGTGTGTTACGGAAGATGCAATGGATAGACCCACTATGTCACAAGTCATCGTTATGTTGAGAAGtgaatctctttctctcccacAACCTCAACAACCTTCATTCTCTGTTGGCCGATTCACACCAACAACGATCGATGATGTTTCTATCAATCATGTAACTATTACGGACGTTATTCCTCGCTGA
- the LOC122093828 gene encoding cysteine-rich receptor-like protein kinase 10 isoform X3, whose protein sequence is MVLSKSGCRRCLQSAIEKTLLSCNGSIGATFRSKTCYLRHDIFDFTEGAPPSSVPTSHAGHDQVKASKKILFIIISTWIAGIFILSFCIYSLVVARQGNQQNGRGRAIDEAVPLQQIGVQIDQMQPPDLPLISLATIHAATINFSDSNILGQGGFGPVYKGVLPNGREVAIKRLSNGSEQGSVEFMNEISLILKLQHKNLVRLLGCCTEGEERILVYEYMPNGSLDFFLFDQRRQTLLDWSTRYNIICGIAHGILYLHEDSRLRIIHRHLKASNVLLDKGMNPKISDFGMARIFPGNIGEANTATIVGTYGYMAPEYAMEGVYSTKSDVYSFGVLLLEIVSGRKNAGFHRSEHAPSLLDYAWQLWKEGKGLELMYPLLVETYCESEVLRCINVGLLCVTEDAMDRPTMSQVIVMLRSESLSLPQPQQPSFSVGRFTPTTIDDVSINHVTITDVIPR, encoded by the exons ATGGTCTTGTCTAAAAGTGGATGCCGTAGATGCCTACAAAGTGCCATAGAAAAAACTCTTCTGTCTTGCAACGGTAGTATTGGGGCAACATTTAGGAGTAAGACCTGCTATTTAAGGCATGACATATTTGATTTCACTGAAGGAGCACCTCCATCATCAGTTCCCACAAGTCATG CAGGTCATGACCAGGTGAAAGCATCcaaaaaaattctctttatCATCATATCTACATGGATAGCAGGAATATTTATTTTGAGTTTCTGTATCTACAGTCTTGTTGTGGCAAGGCAAGGGAACCAGCAGAATG GGAGGGGCAGAGCTATTGATGAAGCTGTTCCATTGCAACAAATTGGTGTCCAAATAGATCAGATGCAACCTCCAGACTTACCATTGATTAGTTTAGCTACCATACATGCAGCTACAATAAACTTTTCTGATTCAAATATTCTTGGACAAGGTGGATTTGGCCCTGTTTACAAG GGAGTACTACCCAATGGAAGGGAAGTAGCAATTAAAAGGCTTTCAAATGGTTCTGAACAAGGTTCAGTGGAGTTCATGAATGAAATATCTCTAATATTGAAACTTCAACACAAAAATCTCGTCAGGCTTTTGGGTTGTTGcacagaaggagaagaaagaattcTTGTCTACGAGTACATGCCTAATGGTAGCCttgatttcttcctttttg ATCAAAGGAGACAAACTCTTCTTGATTGGAGTACACGCTACAACATCATTTGTGGAATTGCCCACGGGATCCTCTATCTTCATGAGGACTCTCGACTTAGAATCATTCATAGACACCTAAAAGCCAGCAATGTGCTGTTGGACAAGGGCATGAATCCAAAGATCTCAGACTTTGGCATGGCAAGGATCTTTCCTGGAAATATTGGTGAAGCTAATACCGCTACGATAGTGGGGACATA TGGATACATGGCTCCCGAGTATGCTATGGAAGGAGTATATTCTACAAAGTCAGATGTTTATAGCTTTGGAGTTCTCTTGCTAGAGATTGTAagtgggagaaagaatgctgGCTTCCATCGGTCCGAACATGCTCCCAGTCTTCTAGATTAT GCATGGCAGCTATGGAAAGAGGGGAAAGGGTTGGAGTTGATGTACCCACTGTTAGTAGAGACTTATTGTGAGAGTGAAGTCTTGAGATGCATCAATGTTGGGTTGTTGTGTGTTACGGAAGATGCAATGGATAGACCCACTATGTCACAAGTCATCGTTATGTTGAGAAGtgaatctctttctctcccacAACCTCAACAACCTTCATTCTCTGTTGGCCGATTCACACCAACAACGATCGATGATGTTTCTATCAATCATGTAACTATTACGGACGTTATTCCTCGCTGA